Proteins encoded by one window of Sinorhizobium arboris LMG 14919:
- a CDS encoding ABC transporter substrate-binding protein, giving the protein MLLNRRGFMVGAAGAATGIALGSRSGLAADSVQLRAMWWGSNDRSKRTLAVAKLFQEKNPDIGIVGESLSGDGYWTKLATQMAGRAIADIFQLEPSTISDYSKRGACMALDPFISSALDVSAFGKDVLKLTTVDGKLWGVGLGLNSFALFYDADAFAKAGMTPPGVDTTWADYADIAVEMTKAAGKKSVWGGPYGARYAYVFDAWLRQRGSSLYTDTGLGFGVEEAKEWYAYWEELRKRGGTVGADIQTLDQNTIDTNCLALGYSAMGMAYSNQMVGYQLIMKSKLGIGMLPRAEKGGPSGHYYRPALIWSIGASTEHGEEAAKFINFFVNDIEAGKILGVERGVPMSPKVREAILPSLNPTETETVNYINALKDQVGGYPAPAPLGSTEFDQRVLRPIADELAFERISIDDAATRLVEEGKATVRAG; this is encoded by the coding sequence ATGCTACTCAACAGACGCGGATTCATGGTCGGCGCGGCCGGCGCGGCGACAGGTATCGCTCTCGGTTCCCGTTCGGGCCTTGCGGCCGACAGCGTGCAGTTGCGCGCGATGTGGTGGGGATCGAACGACCGCTCGAAGCGGACGTTGGCGGTCGCCAAGCTCTTTCAGGAGAAGAACCCGGATATCGGCATCGTCGGGGAGAGCCTGAGCGGTGACGGGTATTGGACGAAGCTTGCGACGCAGATGGCCGGCCGCGCCATTGCCGACATCTTCCAACTCGAGCCGAGCACGATATCGGACTATTCCAAGCGCGGCGCCTGCATGGCGCTCGATCCCTTCATCTCTTCAGCGCTCGACGTTAGCGCCTTTGGCAAGGACGTGCTGAAGCTGACGACGGTGGACGGAAAGCTCTGGGGTGTCGGCCTCGGTCTCAATTCCTTCGCGCTGTTCTACGATGCCGATGCTTTCGCCAAAGCCGGCATGACGCCGCCGGGCGTCGATACGACCTGGGCGGACTATGCCGACATCGCCGTCGAGATGACCAAGGCGGCCGGCAAGAAGAGCGTCTGGGGCGGACCCTACGGAGCCCGCTACGCCTATGTCTTCGATGCCTGGCTCCGCCAGCGCGGCAGCAGTCTTTACACCGATACCGGGCTCGGCTTCGGCGTCGAAGAGGCGAAGGAGTGGTACGCCTATTGGGAGGAACTGCGCAAGCGCGGCGGCACCGTCGGCGCCGACATACAAACGCTCGACCAGAACACGATCGACACCAATTGCCTGGCGCTCGGCTACTCGGCGATGGGCATGGCCTATTCCAACCAGATGGTCGGCTATCAGCTCATCATGAAAAGCAAGCTCGGTATCGGCATGCTGCCGCGCGCTGAGAAGGGCGGCCCCTCCGGCCATTATTACCGCCCGGCGCTGATCTGGAGCATCGGTGCGTCGACGGAACACGGCGAAGAGGCCGCGAAATTCATCAACTTCTTCGTCAACGATATCGAGGCGGGCAAGATCCTCGGCGTCGAGCGCGGCGTGCCGATGTCGCCGAAGGTTCGCGAAGCGATCCTGCCCTCACTCAACCCGACGGAGACGGAAACGGTCAACTACATTAATGCCCTCAAGGATCAGGTCGGCGGCTATCCGGCGCCGGCGCCGCTCGGATCGACCGAGTTCGATCAGCGCGTCCTGCGACCCATCGCCGACGAACTCGCATTCGAACGCATATCGATCGACGACGCGGCGACACGGCTGGTGGAGGAAGGCAAGGCTACGGTCCGTGCCGGCTGA
- a CDS encoding glycosyltransferase family 92 protein, which produces MTPPPGDPSRHGIAIVACVKNEASYIEEWVRFHRAVGVRHFCLYDDGSTDGTFDILQRVLASQELTVVPWRMRMRDERSGEFLNGQTIAFAHAILNFGSRYERMAFIDVDEFLLPKKGRTLEEALRGAGDFPNISLPWHMFGHSGHISRPAGPVCLNYKMRVSDPMRQNLDASNFKCIVDPVEVTKVSVHHFQTRSYGDKTANDAGVVVPKKKRKAAEFYSADFIQLNHYYAKSIEELKEKTERGWSFDGSTEKYRNKVATTIEYIEANVIEDRSMLDFVDKNGIDLGQ; this is translated from the coding sequence ATCACACCTCCGCCAGGCGACCCCAGCCGACACGGCATCGCGATCGTCGCCTGCGTCAAAAACGAAGCCAGCTACATCGAGGAATGGGTGCGATTCCACCGCGCCGTGGGTGTTCGCCATTTCTGTCTCTACGATGACGGCTCGACCGACGGGACGTTCGATATTCTGCAGAGGGTGTTAGCCAGCCAGGAACTGACCGTCGTACCCTGGAGAATGCGTATGCGGGACGAAAGGAGTGGTGAATTCCTGAACGGGCAGACGATCGCTTTCGCCCATGCGATTCTGAATTTCGGCAGCCGTTACGAGCGTATGGCCTTCATCGACGTCGACGAGTTTCTCCTTCCGAAAAAGGGGCGAACGTTAGAGGAGGCCTTACGAGGCGCAGGTGACTTTCCCAACATTTCGTTGCCGTGGCACATGTTCGGCCATAGCGGCCACATCTCGCGACCGGCAGGGCCCGTTTGCCTCAACTATAAGATGCGAGTTTCCGATCCCATGCGGCAGAACCTCGATGCAAGCAACTTCAAATGCATCGTCGATCCGGTCGAAGTCACGAAAGTGAGCGTGCATCACTTCCAAACACGTTCCTACGGCGACAAGACCGCGAATGATGCGGGGGTGGTGGTGCCCAAGAAAAAGCGGAAGGCTGCCGAATTTTACTCCGCAGACTTCATTCAGCTCAATCACTATTACGCAAAATCGATCGAGGAGCTGAAGGAAAAGACCGAGAGGGGCTGGTCTTTCGACGGTTCCACCGAGAAATACCGGAACAAGGTCGCCACGACCATAGAGTATATCGAAGCGAACGTCATCGAAGACCGCAGCATGCTCGATTTTGTCGACAAGAACGGGATCGATCTCGGCCAGTAA
- a CDS encoding glycosyl transferase, whose product MTESAHIYIGFDSKEVVAYHVLCQSILEKSSIPVTFTPISLNNVDRIFTRERNPLQSTEFSFSRFLVPYLSRYEGWSLFVDCDMLMRTDIAQLWELRDDRYAAMCVKHDYVPKVETKFLGQVQTKYEKKNWSSVILFNNAKCRKLDLDYVNTATGLELHQFKWLDSDDLIGELPASWNWLVNEYEYSPDAKLVHFTDGGPYFDEYKNDDYAEEWFAARDRVLHVTQRSA is encoded by the coding sequence ATGACGGAAAGTGCTCATATTTACATCGGCTTCGACAGCAAGGAAGTCGTCGCCTATCATGTTCTTTGCCAAAGTATTCTGGAAAAGAGCTCCATCCCGGTCACGTTCACGCCGATATCCTTGAACAACGTCGACAGGATTTTTACGCGCGAGCGGAATCCTCTCCAATCCACAGAGTTTTCCTTTTCTCGGTTCCTCGTGCCTTATCTGAGCCGCTACGAGGGTTGGTCCCTTTTCGTCGACTGCGACATGCTGATGCGGACTGATATCGCGCAGTTGTGGGAACTGAGAGACGATCGCTACGCAGCGATGTGCGTAAAACACGACTACGTTCCGAAAGTCGAAACGAAGTTCCTGGGCCAGGTCCAGACCAAGTACGAAAAGAAGAACTGGTCGAGCGTGATCCTGTTCAACAACGCCAAGTGCCGCAAGCTTGATTTGGATTACGTCAATACGGCTACCGGGCTCGAGTTGCATCAGTTCAAATGGCTGGATTCCGACGATCTCATCGGCGAACTGCCCGCGAGCTGGAACTGGCTCGTAAACGAGTACGAATATTCGCCGGATGCAAAGCTTGTCCATTTCACCGATGGCGGGCCTTACTTCGATGAATATAAGAACGATGACTACGCCGAGGAATGGTTCGCCGCGCGTGATCGTGTCCTTCATGTAACGCAGCGCTCGGCTTAA
- a CDS encoding glycosyl transferase: MISNRPFSRSFIKIAVRLLLGRSRAHVQDWFPGLKLELATADRDGMIRYRGESVGRLTSPSRAVEEMPSNVLIVGSGPSVARCDLTRADRSSCLLLNGALHLFPSVVAKPLAIAIEDERFIWRHFDLVKRIPAGCVCLLSVSVIRAICELDGTWLRDRPVVLIDNVRKPYGVARRDTAELRKLPYVRLSEDGDVGFSEDPFAGIFQAGSVAVSAAQFAVAWRPRSIGFVGIDLSNADEPRYYETTDKAYSGIVAAQRRIVDHLVMARSIAAESGIEVVNHSPVSALVGMGFGYDATFAKAE, encoded by the coding sequence ATGATTTCAAATCGTCCGTTTTCACGTTCCTTCATCAAGATCGCCGTTCGCCTCCTCCTGGGCCGTTCCAGGGCCCATGTTCAGGACTGGTTTCCCGGCCTCAAGCTCGAACTTGCAACCGCTGATCGAGACGGCATGATCCGGTATCGAGGCGAGTCGGTAGGACGTCTCACGAGCCCATCGCGCGCCGTGGAAGAAATGCCGTCGAACGTACTTATCGTCGGCTCCGGCCCCTCTGTCGCCCGATGCGATCTGACGCGCGCAGACAGGTCTTCATGCCTTCTCTTGAACGGCGCGTTGCACCTCTTCCCCAGCGTGGTGGCAAAGCCTCTGGCGATCGCAATCGAAGACGAACGGTTCATATGGAGGCACTTCGATCTCGTGAAGCGGATTCCTGCCGGATGCGTCTGTCTTCTGTCCGTGAGCGTCATAAGGGCGATCTGCGAGTTGGACGGCACATGGCTGCGAGACAGGCCGGTCGTATTGATCGATAACGTGCGAAAGCCGTACGGGGTGGCACGTCGGGACACCGCTGAACTGCGCAAGCTGCCGTATGTGCGGCTGAGCGAGGACGGCGACGTCGGCTTTTCCGAGGACCCCTTTGCCGGCATTTTCCAGGCAGGCTCGGTCGCGGTTTCCGCCGCACAGTTTGCCGTCGCCTGGAGGCCCCGCTCGATCGGCTTCGTGGGGATCGATCTCAGTAACGCCGATGAACCGAGGTATTACGAAACAACCGATAAGGCCTATTCGGGAATCGTCGCAGCCCAAAGGCGGATCGTCGACCATCTGGTCATGGCTCGCAGCATAGCCGCCGAGAGCGGCATCGAGGTCGTTAACCACTCGCCTGTCTCGGCCCTTGTCGGGATGGGGTTTGGCTACGACGCCACCTTTGCCAAAGCCGAGTGA
- a CDS encoding ArnT family glycosyltransferase — MRSLLVRRPDLLYVLIAGYCLLSIALKILRPDSLEIDESEQALLSQYLLLGYGAQPPFYNWLQYGVVALFGISVASLTIVKNVLLFLFLLFYGLTAGVLSSSRHAPAVAVLGVLTLPPVFLLAQRDLSHTVAALFAVSLFLYGFFRALKNPPSLGPYLLVGVAVGLGALSKYNFVILPAAALLAILPEAKLRKHLFDWRVLASVAVCAVIVAPHAYWVVNNLGHATGVTVAEMKEGADSALLPHAIQGLVSLAVASLKGVALTLAVFGLLFYADLGKILRAESLWTRVVGRMILACFLMIALIVVAMDATHIRAKWLALFTALLPLYLMLKIDAAGLDSARRLPALLSVAGVLSVGVIVMLWARVFVGPMIGDYSFAHTPYNAFARVVRAQPGPPPVAIVADDRIVAGNLRVQFPGTPIILTGFSPEPERRLQAGRILAAWPAEERKGREEIPPRISALLQLMPVTIADARPTIVSVPYNAGRPGDVYAFAYVWADVR; from the coding sequence ATGCGCAGTCTCCTGGTTCGAAGACCGGATCTCTTATACGTTCTGATTGCCGGCTATTGCCTGCTCAGCATCGCCCTGAAGATTCTGCGCCCGGACTCGCTCGAGATCGACGAATCCGAGCAAGCCCTGCTCTCACAATATCTGCTGCTCGGATACGGAGCCCAGCCGCCCTTCTATAATTGGCTTCAATATGGGGTCGTGGCGCTGTTTGGAATCTCGGTCGCGTCGCTCACCATCGTAAAAAACGTTCTTCTGTTCCTCTTCCTCCTGTTCTACGGACTCACTGCAGGTGTCCTCTCCAGCAGCCGGCACGCTCCGGCCGTGGCGGTGCTGGGCGTGCTGACGCTGCCACCGGTTTTCCTTCTGGCGCAGCGCGATTTGTCCCACACCGTCGCCGCGCTTTTTGCGGTGTCGCTTTTCCTTTACGGCTTTTTCCGCGCCCTGAAGAACCCGCCCAGCCTTGGCCCTTATCTGCTTGTCGGCGTTGCCGTGGGGCTCGGGGCACTTTCGAAGTACAACTTCGTTATCCTCCCCGCGGCGGCACTGCTCGCCATTCTGCCGGAAGCAAAGCTGCGCAAACATCTGTTCGACTGGCGTGTGCTCGCTTCAGTTGCCGTTTGCGCGGTGATCGTGGCACCCCATGCCTACTGGGTCGTCAATAATCTCGGACATGCGACCGGTGTCACTGTCGCTGAAATGAAGGAGGGGGCGGACAGCGCGCTGCTGCCGCACGCAATCCAAGGGCTTGTTTCGCTTGCGGTTGCGAGCCTCAAAGGCGTCGCGCTGACCCTTGCCGTCTTCGGATTGCTCTTCTACGCGGATCTCGGGAAAATCCTTCGCGCCGAGAGCCTATGGACGAGGGTCGTCGGCAGGATGATTCTCGCCTGCTTCCTGATGATAGCGCTTATCGTCGTTGCAATGGATGCGACCCATATCCGTGCGAAATGGCTGGCGCTGTTTACTGCGCTTCTTCCACTCTATCTGATGCTGAAAATCGACGCCGCCGGTCTGGACTCTGCCAGGCGCCTGCCTGCACTTCTTTCTGTCGCGGGCGTCCTCTCCGTCGGCGTGATCGTGATGCTTTGGGCAAGGGTATTCGTCGGCCCTATGATCGGCGACTATTCCTTCGCACATACGCCCTATAACGCATTTGCCCGGGTTGTGCGCGCTCAGCCCGGTCCGCCCCCGGTAGCCATAGTGGCCGACGACAGAATCGTGGCAGGTAACCTCAGAGTACAGTTTCCCGGCACCCCGATCATTCTGACGGGGTTTTCTCCGGAACCAGAACGACGTCTTCAGGCAGGACGGATTTTGGCGGCCTGGCCGGCAGAAGAACGGAAGGGGCGAGAAGAGATTCCCCCTCGCATTTCGGCTCTGCTGCAGCTCATGCCCGTGACAATTGCCGACGCGAGGCCGACGATCGTCTCGGTTCCTTACAACGCCGGACGCCCGGGCGACGTATACGCTTTTGCCTATGTCTGGGCGGACGTCCGCTGA
- a CDS encoding polysaccharide pyruvyl transferase family protein yields the protein MIRQLSEPLSSTQILSLIASSRGVVAGRFHAACMSMLSGTPFAAMSSNTSKMKGLLTDAGIARFLTDDPSATFRLIDDWKEADEFAVRDYVQKARRDAKAMFDDIASLA from the coding sequence ATGATCCGCCAGTTGAGCGAACCCCTTTCGTCGACACAGATCCTCTCGCTGATAGCGAGTTCGAGAGGCGTTGTGGCCGGACGCTTCCATGCGGCATGCATGTCCATGTTGTCAGGCACGCCCTTTGCTGCGATGTCTTCGAACACGTCGAAAATGAAGGGCCTGCTGACTGACGCGGGGATTGCACGCTTCCTGACCGACGACCCGTCTGCCACATTCCGGTTGATAGACGATTGGAAGGAAGCCGACGAATTTGCCGTCAGAGACTATGTGCAGAAGGCGAGGCGAGACGCGAAGGCCATGTTCGATGACATCGCGAGCCTTGCGTGA
- a CDS encoding KpsF/GutQ family sugar-phosphate isomerase, which produces MNVFVSDAILASISRTIATAADGINALAACLEDDAAFRRRFVDAIELVASKRGRVVVAGVGKSGHIGRKIAATLASTGTSAYFVHPTEASHGDLGMITAQDLLILLSWSGETVELGNVLTYAKRFDVPVISVTSNAGSTIARNSTIPLVLPKVPEACPHGLAPTTSAMLQLAVGDALAIALLERRGFSAEDFKTFHPGGKLGSQLLLAHELAHSGEAVPLLPIGSPMSEAVIQMSSKGFGVVGVVGSAGELVGVITDGDLRRHMSENLLLLTVETVMSHTPRVITGGMLASAAMEMMQSQKITVLFLVDDLRRPSGILHVHDLLRAGVA; this is translated from the coding sequence ATGAACGTGTTTGTAAGTGACGCAATACTGGCGTCGATCAGTCGTACGATCGCCACCGCCGCCGACGGGATCAATGCGCTGGCGGCCTGTCTTGAGGATGACGCGGCCTTTCGCCGTCGTTTCGTCGACGCCATCGAACTCGTCGCCTCCAAGCGTGGCCGGGTGGTTGTCGCGGGTGTCGGCAAGAGCGGGCACATCGGGCGCAAGATCGCCGCGACGCTTGCCTCTACCGGTACATCCGCCTACTTCGTTCATCCGACGGAGGCAAGTCACGGCGATCTCGGCATGATCACCGCGCAGGATCTGCTTATCCTGCTTTCATGGTCCGGTGAGACGGTCGAACTCGGGAACGTCCTTACTTACGCCAAGCGCTTCGACGTTCCGGTTATTTCCGTCACGTCGAATGCGGGCAGCACAATCGCTCGCAACTCGACGATCCCGCTCGTCCTGCCGAAAGTGCCGGAGGCATGCCCTCATGGTCTGGCCCCGACCACGTCTGCGATGCTGCAGTTGGCGGTGGGGGATGCTCTCGCAATTGCATTGCTTGAGCGCAGGGGGTTTTCGGCCGAGGACTTCAAGACGTTTCATCCGGGCGGCAAGCTCGGTTCGCAGTTGCTGCTTGCCCATGAGCTCGCCCATTCGGGCGAGGCTGTGCCGCTTTTGCCGATCGGCAGCCCCATGAGCGAAGCGGTCATCCAGATGTCCTCGAAGGGTTTCGGGGTCGTCGGCGTCGTTGGCAGCGCCGGTGAACTTGTCGGTGTCATCACCGATGGGGACTTGCGGCGCCACATGTCAGAGAATCTTTTGCTCCTCACGGTCGAGACCGTGATGTCGCATACGCCGCGCGTCATTACGGGCGGCATGCTGGCCAGCGCCGCAATGGAAATGATGCAATCGCAGAAGATCACGGTGCTGTTTCTGGTTGATGATTTGCGCCGGCCGTCGGGCATCCTGCACGTCCATGATCTTTTGCGTGCCGGAGTCGCCTGA
- a CDS encoding YbaN family protein, whose protein sequence is MNLSARLALLCLAWVMVGLAAAGIFLPLLPTTPFLLLAAWLFSRSSPRLEQWLMGHALFGPPLRDWRENGAIARRTKMIAIFLMSLGFAYLWLAVGPPVVGLISVAAILITCAIFIASRPEPPEEK, encoded by the coding sequence ATGAACCTTTCCGCGCGCCTCGCGCTTCTCTGTCTTGCCTGGGTGATGGTCGGTCTTGCCGCAGCCGGAATCTTTCTCCCGCTGCTGCCGACCACACCCTTTCTGCTGCTGGCGGCGTGGCTGTTTTCGCGCTCCTCGCCGAGACTCGAGCAATGGCTGATGGGGCACGCCCTGTTCGGACCGCCATTGCGCGACTGGCGGGAGAACGGAGCAATAGCGCGCCGCACCAAAATGATAGCGATTTTCCTGATGAGCCTGGGCTTCGCCTATCTCTGGCTTGCGGTCGGGCCGCCGGTCGTCGGCTTGATTTCGGTTGCGGCGATCCTGATCACCTGCGCGATCTTCATCGCCTCGCGGCCGGAGCCGCCGGAGGAGAAGTGA
- a CDS encoding acyltransferase family protein codes for MGSSLAVTQQNFEYRPDLDGLRAVAILPVLLFHAGFSPFSGGFVGVDVFFVLSGFFMARIILADLERGSFSFWAFYVRRMRRIFPALFSMIAVSTAAAWFLFMPQEFRYFGDSVQAAALFTSNILFRSESGYFDLSSEMKPLLHTWSLSVEEQFYLLFPLAAFLGFKYARRHILAIVSAVALLSFGASMWGTVHAPEKAFYLLHFRVWELLIGVLVALAPRSTYGFGGSQALAALGLLAIFLAVFVYSPDTPFPGIYAAVPCLGTALVIHAHCRGGAIGRLLSNPASVFIGRISYSLYLWHWPVIVFLRYGLGHELTTGWALTAVAMSFALAYISWKFVEQPARYGSLASSRVAIIGVSSAAIASAVAFGGIVNALQGIPQRLPENARTLYQATYDESHFSSERCFTDSNGEGLTPAQIRRGDLCGVGVETAGEPQFLVWGDSHAAAIAPAIDVAARQMGLSGVFVGRGSCPPLPDTDYGSPAAVKRCADHNSAVMALIEKRKFAFVFMVGYWPKYVHREELPGQGIFFDPRVVPSRADWSAPVRKGLDATLTKFARQGTKAILVMDVPEMGYDVPEALARAAASGRSLDIAPSLEYTNTRQALARRVLADAARSSGALVVDPMSAICDASRCHAIREGTVLYKDGDHLSAKGAESLSALFRPVLDKMQESVDL; via the coding sequence ATGGGGAGCAGCTTGGCAGTAACTCAACAGAACTTCGAATACCGCCCGGACCTGGACGGTTTGCGCGCCGTGGCGATCTTGCCGGTGCTCCTCTTTCATGCCGGCTTCAGCCCGTTCTCGGGCGGATTCGTCGGGGTCGACGTCTTTTTTGTTTTGTCCGGGTTTTTCATGGCGAGGATCATCCTCGCTGACCTGGAGCGCGGCAGCTTCAGCTTTTGGGCATTCTACGTCAGGCGGATGCGACGCATCTTCCCGGCTCTGTTCTCGATGATCGCCGTTTCGACCGCTGCGGCATGGTTTTTGTTCATGCCGCAGGAGTTTCGGTATTTCGGTGACAGCGTACAGGCCGCTGCCCTGTTCACTTCGAACATTCTGTTCCGTAGCGAGAGCGGTTATTTCGATCTCTCCTCGGAGATGAAGCCATTGCTTCATACCTGGTCTCTGTCCGTGGAAGAGCAGTTTTACCTGCTTTTTCCGCTCGCGGCTTTCCTTGGCTTCAAATACGCACGCAGGCACATTCTCGCAATCGTGTCGGCGGTGGCGCTCTTGTCCTTCGGGGCAAGTATGTGGGGGACCGTGCACGCTCCGGAAAAGGCATTCTATCTGCTGCATTTTCGCGTTTGGGAGTTGCTGATCGGAGTCCTTGTTGCCCTTGCTCCGCGCTCGACATATGGCTTCGGCGGGTCACAGGCATTGGCGGCCCTTGGACTGCTGGCGATTTTCCTCGCCGTTTTCGTCTATTCTCCCGATACGCCCTTTCCCGGTATCTATGCCGCCGTGCCCTGTCTCGGTACGGCCCTTGTGATCCACGCGCATTGTCGAGGCGGGGCGATCGGGCGCCTGCTGAGCAATCCCGCTTCTGTCTTCATCGGGCGCATCTCCTATTCCCTCTACCTCTGGCATTGGCCCGTAATTGTGTTCCTGCGCTATGGCCTTGGCCACGAACTCACAACCGGGTGGGCGCTGACGGCCGTGGCGATGTCCTTCGCGCTGGCTTACATTTCATGGAAGTTCGTCGAGCAGCCTGCGCGTTATGGCAGCCTGGCATCCTCGCGCGTCGCGATTATCGGCGTGAGCAGCGCTGCCATTGCTTCCGCAGTCGCCTTCGGCGGCATCGTCAATGCTCTGCAAGGCATTCCCCAAAGGTTGCCCGAAAACGCGAGAACGCTTTACCAGGCCACCTATGATGAGAGCCATTTCTCTTCGGAGCGGTGTTTCACCGATTCGAACGGCGAAGGTCTGACCCCGGCTCAGATAAGGAGAGGGGATCTTTGTGGGGTCGGAGTCGAGACTGCAGGCGAGCCGCAGTTCCTCGTGTGGGGAGATTCTCATGCCGCTGCCATCGCTCCTGCGATTGATGTCGCGGCTCGTCAAATGGGGTTATCGGGCGTGTTCGTCGGGCGCGGATCGTGCCCGCCTCTGCCGGATACGGATTACGGGAGTCCGGCGGCGGTCAAGAGGTGCGCAGATCACAATTCCGCGGTGATGGCGCTAATCGAGAAGAGAAAATTCGCCTTTGTTTTCATGGTTGGCTATTGGCCCAAGTATGTCCACCGGGAAGAGCTTCCGGGTCAGGGCATCTTTTTTGACCCCCGCGTCGTACCCTCCCGGGCAGATTGGTCCGCTCCGGTCAGGAAGGGACTTGACGCGACTTTGACCAAGTTCGCGCGGCAGGGAACGAAGGCAATCTTGGTGATGGATGTGCCGGAGATGGGATATGACGTTCCCGAGGCCCTCGCACGAGCGGCTGCGTCCGGACGCTCGCTCGATATAGCGCCTTCTCTCGAATACACGAATACGCGGCAGGCTCTGGCCAGGCGCGTTCTGGCGGACGCGGCCAGATCCAGCGGAGCTTTGGTGGTCGATCCGATGAGCGCAATCTGCGACGCTTCCAGGTGTCATGCCATTCGAGAGGGTACCGTTCTCTACAAGGATGGAGATCACCTGTCGGCAAAAGGTGCGGAAAGCCTCTCAGCACTCTTCCGTCCCGTGCTTGATAAAATGCAAGAGAGTGTCGATCTGTGA
- a CDS encoding mitochondrial fission ELM1 family protein → MQDSNDETVDTPGTSCVWAVAESKAGTLTQCIGVGKQFHREPVVKLISRTRGLRKLFEPRLFRTKEQRPELVISCGFRAEPAVLDIKAAYGGKPFAIHLQRPRIEGYDLVFVSRHDWVEELDRRPNYHPMVGVPHQITWARLAPLRDAARARLSPDGRPIAAVFVGGSNGAYVYDDRTHQNIKDAIGQLARDGWRIVASVSRRSEDHTQQALSTLDGESITVWDRRSENPYLDYMAAADAFVIAKDSITMPCEALATGKPVFTLDLTPVVGPRLDKFERYHRDLHETLQLTRPFEGKIEPYSYEPLDETRRIASVIRSRLNRP, encoded by the coding sequence TTGCAAGACAGCAACGACGAAACGGTGGACACTCCCGGCACGAGCTGCGTGTGGGCCGTGGCCGAAAGCAAGGCGGGAACGCTTACCCAGTGCATTGGCGTTGGAAAACAGTTCCACCGGGAGCCGGTGGTTAAGTTGATAAGTCGGACACGCGGCCTGAGAAAACTGTTCGAACCCAGACTGTTCCGCACAAAGGAACAGCGTCCCGAACTCGTGATCTCCTGCGGTTTCCGCGCTGAACCGGCGGTTCTCGACATTAAAGCGGCCTATGGCGGCAAGCCTTTCGCCATCCACCTCCAACGCCCGCGCATCGAAGGATATGATCTCGTTTTCGTCTCTCGTCACGATTGGGTCGAGGAATTGGACCGGCGGCCGAACTATCATCCGATGGTCGGAGTACCGCATCAGATTACCTGGGCGCGGCTGGCGCCCCTCAGAGATGCTGCCCGTGCACGATTGTCGCCCGACGGACGCCCAATAGCCGCGGTCTTCGTCGGCGGCTCGAATGGCGCATATGTTTACGACGACAGAACCCACCAGAATATAAAAGACGCCATCGGGCAGTTGGCGAGAGATGGCTGGCGCATCGTCGCGTCGGTCTCACGCAGATCCGAAGACCACACTCAGCAGGCGCTGTCGACACTCGACGGCGAAAGTATCACTGTCTGGGACAGACGAAGCGAGAACCCCTATCTCGACTACATGGCCGCCGCCGACGCGTTCGTCATCGCAAAGGACTCGATCACAATGCCCTGCGAAGCCCTGGCGACGGGGAAGCCGGTCTTCACACTCGACTTAACCCCCGTCGTGGGTCCGCGGCTGGACAAGTTCGAGCGCTATCACCGGGATCTGCATGAAACCCTGCAGCTGACCCGGCCGTTCGAAGGAAAGATCGAACCATACAGCTACGAACCGCTCGATGAGACACGCCGCATCGCCTCGGTCATCCGTTCCCGGCTCAACCGCCCGTGA